The following are encoded in a window of Flavobacteriales bacterium genomic DNA:
- a CDS encoding ABC-F family ATP-binding cassette domain-containing protein, producing the protein MLTVQGLTLHFGVRPMFDEVSFFIGTDDRIGLVGRNGAGKSTLLKILAGKQPYDSGTIGRPRDLTMGYLPQEMTHDLALTPWQVAERAFAEARELEASLDRITADLEKATSDEEAIELATLLAHAHERLNALGAADHDMQVERMLKGLGFVGHDMHRALSELSGGWRMRAELARILLMRPDLLLLDEPTNHLDLPAIQWLEDLLRTYPAALVLISHDKTFLDRLTTRTIEVANGKLIDRKASWSKFVELRKVEREQLSAAAKDQQKYIQETEKLINKFRAKASKAAFAQSLITKLEKLDRIEVEDEDLRKMLVKFPPAPASGKIVCEVLKVSKAYGDKVIFRNAELIIAKGEHLALVGANGTGKSTLVRMIVGEEPYEGAIRLGHNVIPGYYAQDMPERMDPKLTVLQTAEYAASEENRTRVRAMLGAFMFSGEDVDKKVKVLSGGERARLALCCMLLKPLNFLILDEPTHHLDIQSKDVLKEALKSYEGTFLLVSHDRDFLTGLTNRILELDHHRIRDQHMDILELIEKRKALQSADIGKSDTQRPKAMKAPAAKGDRDDHHSRREREKELRRVQNQVKRLEDRLAGLEREEKELQERVMKGGLPADEVERGYAKLGEIAQSIAATMEEWESTALRLEELGEGKEV; encoded by the coding sequence ATGCTGACCGTACAAGGATTAACGCTCCATTTCGGCGTCCGACCGATGTTCGACGAGGTGTCGTTCTTCATCGGCACCGATGATCGCATCGGGCTGGTGGGCAGGAACGGTGCGGGCAAGAGTACCCTGCTGAAGATCCTCGCCGGCAAGCAGCCCTATGATAGCGGTACCATCGGCAGACCGCGCGACCTGACCATGGGCTACCTGCCCCAGGAAATGACGCACGATCTGGCGTTGACCCCCTGGCAGGTGGCTGAAAGGGCCTTCGCGGAAGCGCGAGAACTGGAGGCCTCCTTGGACCGCATCACCGCCGATCTGGAGAAGGCCACCAGCGATGAGGAGGCCATTGAACTGGCCACTCTCCTCGCGCACGCGCATGAGCGTCTGAACGCCCTGGGTGCGGCGGATCACGATATGCAGGTGGAGCGCATGCTCAAGGGGCTGGGATTCGTGGGGCATGACATGCACCGGGCGCTGTCCGAGCTCAGCGGTGGCTGGCGGATGCGGGCCGAGCTCGCGCGTATCCTCCTCATGCGGCCTGACCTGCTCCTCCTCGATGAACCTACCAACCACCTCGACCTTCCCGCCATCCAATGGCTGGAGGACCTGCTCCGCACCTATCCGGCCGCTTTGGTGCTCATCTCGCACGACAAGACCTTCCTGGATCGCCTCACCACGCGCACCATCGAGGTGGCCAACGGCAAACTCATCGACCGCAAGGCCTCCTGGAGCAAGTTCGTGGAGTTGCGGAAGGTCGAGCGCGAGCAACTCTCCGCCGCCGCCAAGGACCAACAGAAGTACATCCAGGAGACCGAGAAGCTCATCAACAAGTTCCGCGCGAAAGCCAGCAAGGCCGCCTTCGCCCAAAGCCTGATCACCAAGCTCGAAAAGCTCGATCGCATCGAGGTGGAGGATGAGGACCTGCGGAAAATGCTGGTGAAATTCCCCCCGGCGCCCGCATCCGGTAAGATCGTCTGCGAAGTGCTCAAGGTGAGCAAGGCGTACGGGGACAAGGTGATCTTCCGCAATGCCGAGTTGATCATCGCCAAGGGCGAGCACCTCGCGCTGGTGGGCGCCAACGGCACGGGCAAATCCACCCTGGTGCGCATGATCGTCGGGGAAGAGCCCTACGAAGGCGCGATCCGCCTCGGCCACAACGTCATTCCGGGTTACTACGCCCAGGATATGCCCGAGCGCATGGATCCCAAGCTCACCGTGCTGCAGACCGCTGAGTACGCAGCCAGCGAGGAGAACCGCACCCGGGTGCGCGCCATGCTCGGCGCCTTCATGTTCAGCGGGGAGGACGTGGACAAGAAAGTGAAGGTGCTCAGTGGCGGTGAGCGGGCGCGCCTGGCCCTATGCTGCATGTTGCTCAAGCCGCTCAACTTCCTCATTCTCGATGAACCCACGCACCATCTGGACATCCAGAGCAAGGATGTGCTGAAGGAGGCCCTGAAGAGCTACGAAGGCACCTTCCTGCTGGTGAGCCACGACCGTGATTTCCTCACGGGACTCACCAACCGCATCCTGGAACTGGACCACCACCGCATCCGGGATCAGCACATGGACATACTGGAGCTGATCGAGAAGCGCAAGGCGCTCCAAAGTGCGGACATCGGCAAGAGCGACACCCAGCGCCCCAAAGCCATGAAAGCCCCCGCGGCCAAGGGCGATAGGGACGATCATCACTCTCGCCGTGAGCGCGAAAAGGAACTGCGGCGGGTGCAGAACCAGGTGAAGCGCCTGGAGGACCGGCTTGCCGGCCTGGAGCGCGAGGAGAAGGAACTCCAGGAGCGCGTGATGAAAGGAGGTCTTCCGGCCGATGAAGTGGAGCGGGGATATGCCAAACTCGGCGAGATCGCCCAAAGCATCGCCGCCACCATGGAAGAATGGGAAAGCACCGCTCTGCGGCTGGAGGAACTTGGCGAGGGCAAGGAAGTCTGA
- the era gene encoding GTPase Era, which produces MTHKAGYVNIIGEPNVGKSTLLNALLGERLVIVNPKAQTTRHRILGILNGDDHQLILSDTPGILDPKYRMQERMMHAVDEALTDADILIVLVEWAQRPERSANVVDRVQRFQGPVVVLVNKVDTATDDDALASLEAWQAAFPQAKVVPISALHGLNVDELRRYLIDHLPEHPPYFDKEDLSDRNMRFFVSELVREKVLDLYKQEIPYSTQVTVNSFEESEDITRIQADVIVMRESQKGILIGQGGKALRRLGTEARLAIERFLGTKVFLDLRVKVDPDWREDEKKLKRYGY; this is translated from the coding sequence ATGACGCACAAAGCCGGATACGTCAACATCATCGGCGAACCCAATGTGGGGAAGAGCACCCTGCTCAATGCCCTACTGGGCGAGCGGCTGGTGATCGTCAATCCGAAGGCGCAGACCACCCGGCACCGCATCCTGGGCATCCTCAACGGAGATGACCACCAGCTCATCCTCAGTGATACGCCCGGGATCCTGGATCCGAAGTACAGGATGCAGGAACGCATGATGCACGCGGTGGATGAAGCCCTCACGGATGCCGACATCCTCATCGTGCTGGTGGAGTGGGCCCAGCGGCCCGAACGATCGGCCAATGTGGTGGACCGCGTTCAACGATTCCAAGGGCCGGTGGTGGTGCTGGTGAACAAGGTGGACACCGCCACGGACGACGATGCGCTGGCGTCCCTCGAAGCCTGGCAGGCCGCTTTCCCCCAAGCCAAGGTCGTTCCCATAAGCGCCTTGCACGGACTCAATGTGGATGAACTGCGGCGATATCTCATCGACCATCTGCCGGAGCATCCGCCCTACTTCGACAAGGAGGACCTCAGCGACAGGAACATGCGTTTCTTCGTGAGCGAACTGGTGCGCGAAAAGGTCCTGGACCTCTACAAGCAGGAGATCCCCTACAGCACACAGGTGACAGTGAACAGCTTCGAGGAGAGCGAGGACATCACACGCATTCAGGCTGATGTCATCGTGATGAGGGAGAGCCAGAAAGGCATCCTGATCGGGCAGGGTGGGAAAGCCCTGCGTCGGCTGGGCACCGAGGCGCGCCTGGCCATCGAGCGGTTCCTGGGCACCAAGGTCTTCCTCGACCTGCGTGTGAAGGTGGACCCCGATTGGCGCGAGGACGAGAAGAAGTTGAAGCGATACGGATATTGA
- the der gene encoding ribosome biogenesis GTPase Der: MGNIIAIVGRPNVGKSTLFNRLVESREAITDPTAGTTRDRHYGKAEWNGVVFSVIDTGGYISGSDDVFEGEIRRQVELAIEEADTVLFLVDVKGGITGLDEAIAGMLRKARKPVVLAANKVDTPDMGFGAAEFYGLGLGEVHELAAVSGAGSGDLLDAVVKTFTKPSEEPEADIPRFAIVGKPNVGKSSLVNALLGREQSIVTPVAGTTRDPINTRWNVFGHDVMLLDTAGIRRKAKVDEDIEFYSVLRSVRAIEESDVCLLMLDAQEGIQQQDLHILSIILKNAKGVVVLVNKWDLVAKETNTMKAFEAEVKQRLEPFTDVPVLFISVQEKQRLLKAMEAAMQVHEDRKRRIPTRQLNDVMLPIIERQPPPMYKGKQVTIKFITQLPVHVPTFVFFCNLPQYIKPSYERFLENRLREHWRFTGVPIRLFFRKK; the protein is encoded by the coding sequence ATGGGCAACATCATCGCCATAGTCGGCCGGCCCAACGTGGGCAAGAGCACGCTCTTCAACCGGCTGGTGGAAAGCCGCGAGGCCATCACGGACCCCACGGCAGGTACCACACGCGACCGCCACTACGGCAAGGCAGAATGGAACGGGGTGGTCTTCAGTGTGATCGACACGGGCGGGTACATCAGCGGAAGCGATGATGTGTTCGAGGGTGAGATCCGCCGGCAGGTGGAACTCGCGATCGAGGAGGCTGACACCGTGCTGTTCCTGGTGGACGTCAAGGGCGGGATCACCGGCCTCGACGAAGCCATCGCAGGAATGCTCCGCAAGGCGCGCAAACCCGTGGTGCTCGCCGCGAACAAGGTGGACACGCCGGACATGGGGTTCGGGGCCGCCGAGTTCTATGGCCTGGGCCTGGGAGAGGTGCACGAGCTGGCGGCTGTCAGCGGTGCGGGCAGCGGCGACCTGCTGGATGCCGTGGTGAAGACCTTCACCAAGCCCAGCGAAGAACCCGAGGCGGATATCCCGCGTTTCGCGATCGTAGGCAAGCCCAATGTGGGCAAGTCATCCCTGGTGAACGCCCTGCTCGGCCGGGAACAGAGCATCGTCACCCCGGTGGCGGGCACCACGCGCGATCCCATCAACACGCGCTGGAATGTTTTCGGGCATGATGTGATGCTGCTGGATACCGCGGGCATCCGCCGCAAGGCCAAGGTGGATGAGGACATCGAGTTCTACAGCGTGTTGCGCTCGGTGCGCGCCATCGAGGAAAGCGATGTGTGCCTGCTGATGCTCGACGCCCAGGAAGGCATCCAGCAACAGGACCTGCACATCCTGTCGATCATCCTCAAGAATGCCAAGGGCGTGGTGGTGCTGGTGAACAAGTGGGACCTCGTCGCCAAGGAGACCAACACCATGAAGGCCTTCGAGGCCGAGGTGAAGCAGCGGCTCGAACCCTTCACCGACGTGCCCGTCCTCTTCATCTCCGTGCAGGAGAAGCAACGTCTTTTGAAGGCCATGGAAGCGGCCATGCAGGTCCATGAGGACCGCAAGCGGCGCATCCCCACGCGCCAACTCAATGATGTGATGCTGCCCATCATCGAGCGGCAGCCGCCGCCCATGTACAAGGGCAAGCAGGTCACCATCAAGTTCATCACGCAGCTGCCTGTGCACGTGCCGACCTTTGTTTTCTTCTGCAATCTGCCACAGTACATCAAGCCCAGCTACGAGCGTTTCCTCGAGAATCGCCTGCGCGAGCACTGGCGCTTCACAGGCGTGCCCATCCGGCTGTTCTTCCGCAAGAAGTAA
- a CDS encoding histidine kinase, producing MHLLRVLPCLLMAWTVTVLAQQGLLPASDPFLRVRHLPGISDRALYTAVQDADGRVWFASWAGLLVTNGVDVTHYRHDSEDPSTIAGRSITHLSIEGDSLMWLATENGPCAFLLGERRAVRIAGPVGDVWPRCNQVFTGEDHRRWFATNEGLFSLKDLDSSPDPHGPATWGDVRAVHPWPGDPERLLVVAADAVYTYTPGTGEWLPLPHPVPGTPYSAGHSIVHDGSLWLSHWGLGVVRYDLLNGGGGPITYVRPDGYPASFTAHFCARDTHSLWVSTLDAGMMVLDTRESRFFARHPLEGSAREQLGMAVRVPLALRDGTTLLCTDLGAYQLSRPRHRSVFHGFPDDGVVEVSPIWVSALVEDDRDGGLYVGTYDGPGLLRMDRNGTWRMIDLPREPTGRSPRIDRLLMTREGTLWIAGRHGVYRMERTSRAIVRVNVLDGFRVRALFEDSDGLIWAGSTDAGVLRLDAGGRLIAHHRRAPDDPGSLISDLDIRGLAEDTLGRIWVGTLRGLSVLDPATGSCFNFGHDPLGRNGFTEPRIRGIVRDSRGGMWLSCAMAGVRSVAVDADGGFAQHLPGLGGASALEATQDLVIDTQDRIWAVDFGIGMLDTRSGETRRFTQHDGIATLQSLDAALLVTRDGRLMIGVEGEPGIQVFDTRELLAPGAPPPIEWTHILGANGPLTLEASSTGGQGIRLPWAEQPLRIGFAAIDMSFPMDHRYHYRVPELDTAWSDLGVERSLIFAALPPGAHTLQVRSSLNGRMMGNVRSLAITIQAPWYRTPLFQITATLLLLLAAVLLVRARIGTIRRKAAIQRRLAEVEMQALRAQMNPHFLFNSLNSIKYYALTKDPRSTAAYLGTFAQLIRTILRNSRSPLVPLRDELEALRLYVEIEALRLEDKFGWRFDVDPALDPDAIMVPPMLLQPYVENAIWHGLMNKEGHGELRVTVTGEGEHVRCEIEDDGIGRAKAEELKQGQGARERSFGMRITAERMELAAKALGLGVTARVEDLRHADGAAAGTRITVHIPITLETGTP from the coding sequence ATGCACTTGCTGCGCGTTTTGCCCTGTTTGCTTATGGCATGGACCGTTACCGTTCTGGCACAGCAGGGGCTATTGCCCGCGAGCGACCCTTTCCTGCGCGTGCGGCATCTGCCCGGCATTTCCGACCGCGCATTGTATACCGCCGTTCAGGATGCCGATGGACGCGTGTGGTTCGCCAGTTGGGCCGGGCTGCTCGTTACCAACGGGGTGGACGTGACGCACTACCGCCACGATTCGGAGGATCCATCCACCATCGCAGGCCGCTCCATCACCCACCTTTCGATCGAGGGCGACAGCCTGATGTGGTTGGCCACCGAGAACGGCCCTTGCGCTTTCCTCCTGGGCGAGCGCAGGGCCGTGCGCATCGCAGGTCCTGTTGGCGATGTTTGGCCGCGATGCAACCAGGTGTTCACCGGGGAGGATCACAGACGATGGTTCGCCACCAATGAAGGGCTCTTCAGTCTGAAGGACCTGGACAGCTCGCCTGATCCGCACGGACCGGCCACCTGGGGTGATGTCAGGGCGGTGCATCCCTGGCCGGGTGATCCGGAACGTCTCCTGGTGGTGGCAGCGGATGCGGTGTACACCTACACTCCCGGTACCGGGGAGTGGCTTCCCCTGCCGCATCCTGTTCCCGGCACTCCCTATAGCGCCGGACATTCCATCGTTCATGACGGCTCGCTGTGGCTCTCGCACTGGGGTCTCGGTGTGGTGCGCTATGATCTGCTGAACGGTGGCGGTGGGCCGATCACCTATGTCCGCCCCGATGGCTATCCCGCCTCCTTCACCGCACACTTCTGCGCACGGGATACACACAGCCTGTGGGTGAGCACACTGGATGCCGGTATGATGGTGCTGGACACGCGCGAAAGCCGCTTCTTCGCGCGGCATCCGCTGGAAGGCAGTGCGCGCGAACAGCTTGGCATGGCCGTCCGCGTTCCTCTGGCCCTTCGTGACGGTACCACGTTGCTGTGTACCGACCTGGGGGCCTACCAACTCTCGCGGCCCCGGCACCGGAGTGTGTTCCATGGGTTCCCGGACGACGGTGTGGTGGAGGTGTCGCCCATCTGGGTATCGGCATTGGTTGAGGATGATCGTGATGGTGGTCTGTACGTGGGAACCTACGACGGCCCTGGCCTGCTGCGAATGGACCGCAATGGCACATGGCGGATGATCGACTTGCCACGCGAACCAACTGGCCGCAGCCCCCGCATCGACCGGTTGCTGATGACCCGCGAGGGCACCTTGTGGATTGCCGGCCGGCATGGTGTTTACCGCATGGAGCGGACATCCCGTGCCATTGTTCGGGTGAACGTGCTGGACGGTTTCCGTGTTCGTGCGCTCTTTGAGGATAGCGATGGCCTGATCTGGGCGGGCAGCACTGACGCGGGCGTACTCCGGCTCGATGCCGGAGGAAGGCTCATTGCCCATCACCGCCGTGCGCCGGACGACCCAGGCTCGCTCATCAGCGACCTGGACATCCGCGGCCTCGCGGAGGATACGCTTGGCCGCATCTGGGTGGGCACGCTCAGGGGCCTCAGCGTGCTGGATCCCGCCACCGGGTCGTGCTTCAACTTTGGTCACGACCCCTTGGGTCGCAACGGTTTCACCGAGCCCCGCATCCGCGGCATAGTGCGCGACAGCCGAGGCGGTATGTGGCTCTCGTGCGCGATGGCGGGCGTGCGAAGCGTAGCGGTGGATGCCGATGGCGGATTCGCACAACACCTGCCGGGGCTCGGTGGAGCATCGGCCCTCGAGGCCACGCAGGACCTTGTGATCGACACACAGGACCGTATCTGGGCCGTGGACTTCGGCATCGGCATGCTGGATACGCGCAGTGGCGAGACCCGGCGCTTCACCCAGCACGACGGCATCGCCACGCTGCAGTCACTCGATGCCGCCCTGCTCGTCACACGCGACGGCCGCCTGATGATCGGCGTGGAGGGTGAACCCGGGATCCAGGTCTTCGATACGCGCGAACTGCTCGCACCCGGTGCACCACCACCGATCGAATGGACCCACATCCTCGGTGCCAATGGTCCATTGACGTTAGAAGCATCTTCCACCGGCGGCCAGGGGATCCGTCTGCCGTGGGCCGAACAGCCATTGCGTATCGGCTTCGCGGCGATCGACATGAGCTTCCCGATGGACCATCGTTACCACTACCGCGTGCCGGAGCTGGACACGGCTTGGAGCGACCTCGGAGTGGAGCGTTCGTTGATCTTCGCTGCCCTGCCACCTGGTGCGCATACGCTGCAGGTGCGCTCCTCGCTGAACGGCCGCATGATGGGCAACGTGCGATCACTGGCGATCACCATCCAGGCCCCGTGGTATCGCACGCCGCTCTTCCAGATCACCGCCACGCTGCTTCTCCTGCTCGCGGCCGTGCTGCTGGTGCGTGCGCGGATAGGGACCATTCGCCGCAAGGCCGCCATCCAGCGCCGCCTGGCCGAGGTGGAGATGCAGGCGCTGCGTGCGCAGATGAACCCGCACTTCCTCTTCAACAGCCTCAACTCCATCAAGTACTACGCCCTCACCAAGGATCCCCGCAGCACGGCGGCCTACCTCGGCACCTTCGCCCAGCTCATCCGCACCATCCTGCGCAACAGCCGCAGCCCGTTGGTACCGCTGCGCGATGAACTGGAGGCCCTTCGCCTTTACGTGGAGATCGAGGCGCTGCGCCTGGAGGACAAGTTCGGCTGGCGCTTCGACGTGGACCCCGCGCTGGACCCCGATGCCATCATGGTGCCACCCATGCTGCTTCAACCCTACGTGGAGAACGCCATCTGGCACGGCCTGATGAACAAGGAGGGGCATGGTGAGCTGCGTGTCACCGTGACGGGTGAAGGTGAGCATGTGCGTTGTGAGATCGAGGACGATGGCATCGGGCGCGCGAAAGCCGAGGAGTTGAAGCAGGGGCAGGGGGCGCGCGAGCGTTCTTTCGGCATGCGCATCACCGCCGAACGCATGGAGCTGGCCGCGAAGGCCCTGGGACTCGGCGTCACTGCCCGCGTGGAGGACCTGCGCCACGCCGATGGCGCCGCCGCAGGAACCCGTATCACCGTGCACATCCCCATTACCTTGGAAACCGGCACACCATGA
- a CDS encoding response regulator: MIHRAIIVDDEKHSRETLRLELEHHCPDLKVVAHCTNGPEAIAAVREYDPDLVFLDVQMPRMDGFQVLEKLGSLRAQVIFVTAFDAFAIRAFRFSAADYLLKPVQPAELKEAVDKALARLGAEPRGQHVKLLLHNVGPEGARAPRIAVPTRDGVEFIGTTDIVRCEADSNYTRILLCGGRKMLLSRTLRELDELLVPLGFFRSHQSHLINPAHLSKYVRTDGGYLVMDDGSTVPLAKSRREEFQKVFQV; encoded by the coding sequence ATGATCCACCGCGCCATCATCGTGGACGACGAGAAGCACAGCCGCGAAACGCTGCGCCTCGAGCTGGAGCACCACTGTCCGGATCTGAAGGTGGTGGCGCATTGCACCAACGGCCCGGAGGCCATCGCCGCCGTGCGGGAGTATGATCCCGATCTCGTCTTCCTCGATGTGCAAATGCCGCGGATGGACGGATTCCAGGTCCTGGAGAAGCTCGGGTCGCTGCGCGCGCAGGTCATTTTCGTCACCGCATTCGACGCCTTCGCCATCCGCGCATTCCGCTTCAGTGCCGCCGACTACCTGCTGAAACCCGTGCAGCCCGCCGAACTGAAGGAGGCCGTGGACAAGGCCCTGGCCCGCCTGGGTGCCGAGCCGCGCGGCCAGCATGTGAAGCTGCTCCTGCACAACGTTGGGCCGGAAGGTGCGCGTGCCCCGCGCATCGCCGTACCCACGCGCGACGGTGTGGAGTTCATCGGCACCACCGACATCGTGCGCTGCGAGGCCGACAGCAACTACACCCGCATCCTTCTCTGTGGTGGCCGTAAAATGCTCCTCTCGCGCACCCTGCGTGAATTGGACGAACTGCTGGTGCCATTGGGCTTCTTCCGCAGCCACCAGAGTCATCTGATCAATCCCGCGCACCTGAGCAAGTACGTGCGCACCGACGGCGGCTATCTGGTGATGGACGATGGAAGCACCGTCCCTCTCGCAAAAAGCAGGCGCGAGGAATTCCAGAAGGTGTTCCAGGTCTGA
- a CDS encoding fibronectin type III domain-containing protein, whose product MRHSSIPFLALALTAHAQPRGSVAVDPRPQAVLVAHNEPTPEILWFLPGGSATAAFRVFQRRQYIGQEEVRACRTLFHQRGDSLFVLMIDTLPLPEGVYEYRLLPIDDAGREGASSHWVTVSTLDMERRPYPHSIVARGDRQERAIRLAWRVARPQRARSVRILRADTYDGPYTLLAERGPLDTVLLDPVHRVKEHLFYRVQVIDVFGPGAISVPVLALSDAEPLCLPPVLLSVKPGLDGVTLTWEPQGDDIMGYVVQRTAAGEDRWRDVSGLLFRDTITTWSDTSVPADRLHVWRVVAIGLGEKRSGPSDFIFATRASHTAPPPPEDVVARRQDRAQVLISWRPPLVSDAIIAGYHVERTKSGDDRFTPITAKPVEPGEGRFVDTTASPASAWDYRVRSVSPSTITGGPSRIARVAAEATTSAPRLLLAERTAKGVALRWPSMQRDVKALRVYRGDGLSEPKRLRELPPDAQGWLDDKPVKGVTQFYFVRAVLVDGSEGELSLPVALRW is encoded by the coding sequence ATGCGCCACTCGAGCATCCCCTTCCTCGCGCTCGCGCTCACCGCGCATGCGCAGCCCCGTGGCTCCGTTGCGGTGGATCCCAGGCCCCAAGCGGTGCTGGTTGCCCACAACGAACCCACACCAGAGATCCTCTGGTTCCTGCCCGGGGGCAGTGCGACGGCCGCCTTCCGGGTGTTCCAGCGCAGGCAGTACATCGGCCAGGAAGAGGTGCGCGCCTGCCGTACACTCTTTCATCAGCGAGGCGATTCGCTCTTCGTGCTGATGATCGACACGTTGCCCCTGCCCGAGGGCGTGTACGAGTACAGGCTGCTGCCCATCGATGACGCGGGCCGCGAAGGCGCATCCTCGCATTGGGTCACGGTGTCCACATTGGACATGGAGCGCCGGCCATATCCGCACAGCATCGTGGCGCGTGGCGACCGGCAGGAGCGCGCGATACGGCTCGCATGGCGCGTGGCCCGGCCCCAACGTGCGCGCTCGGTGCGCATCCTGCGCGCCGACACCTATGATGGCCCTTACACCCTGCTGGCCGAGCGTGGGCCGTTGGACACCGTGCTGCTGGACCCTGTGCATCGCGTGAAGGAGCACCTGTTCTACCGCGTGCAGGTGATCGACGTCTTCGGACCAGGGGCGATCAGCGTTCCGGTGCTAGCCCTGAGCGATGCCGAACCCCTGTGCCTGCCGCCGGTGTTGCTGAGCGTGAAACCCGGACTGGACGGTGTGACCCTCACGTGGGAGCCACAGGGCGACGATATCATGGGCTACGTGGTGCAGCGCACGGCCGCTGGCGAGGATCGTTGGCGCGATGTCTCCGGACTCCTTTTCCGCGATACGATCACCACCTGGTCGGATACTTCGGTGCCTGCGGACCGCCTGCATGTGTGGCGGGTGGTCGCCATAGGTCTGGGCGAGAAGCGCAGTGGGCCGAGTGACTTCATCTTCGCCACCCGTGCTTCACACACAGCGCCACCGCCTCCAGAAGATGTGGTGGCGCGAAGGCAGGATCGCGCACAGGTACTGATCAGCTGGCGGCCACCGCTGGTCAGCGATGCGATCATCGCGGGTTATCATGTAGAGCGCACCAAGTCCGGTGATGACCGTTTCACGCCGATCACCGCGAAACCAGTGGAACCAGGAGAGGGCCGTTTCGTGGACACCACGGCGTCTCCCGCATCCGCATGGGATTATCGTGTGCGAAGTGTCTCGCCATCGACGATCACGGGTGGCCCATCGAGGATCGCACGGGTGGCCGCGGAGGCGACCACTTCGGCGCCACGCCTGTTGCTGGCCGAGCGTACGGCGAAGGGCGTGGCGTTGCGGTGGCCGTCCATGCAGCGCGATGTGAAGGCGCTGCGTGTGTATCGCGGTGACGGTCTCAGCGAACCGAAGCGTCTGCGAGAACTGCCTCCCGACGCACAGGGCTGGCTCGATGACAAGCCGGTGAAGGGAGTCACGCAGTTCTATTTCGTACGCGCCGTGCTCGTTGATGGAAGTGAGGGAGAGTTGAGCCTTCCGGTGGCGTTGCGGTGGTAA
- a CDS encoding aminotransferase class I/II-fold pyridoxal phosphate-dependent enzyme, with protein sequence MSEDLSFILTHLGEERERGFDAVVPPIVQSGNFTYPTVAAMRAVVQQEFDRPLYTRGFNPTVAMLRKKVAALEGAEDALVFSSGSAAIAAAVMSFTKAGDHIVCVQKPYSWTKKLLMELLPRFGVEHTFVDGTDPENYRKAVRPNTTFFILESPNSLTFELQDIAAVCAIAKEHGIISLCENSYNSPLFQQPIALGADLVAHSATKYLNGHSDVVAGVLAGSHAHIRQVMAKEFMTLGAAPSPHDAWLLMRGLRTLPLRMERSADNAEKVARFLKAHPKVKRVHWPGLESHPQHALAKKQMKRVSGLMSIELDAQDVAAVERFCDHLKTFLIAVSWGGYESLQWPVCALQGPSGYYTDLPFTMVRLYVGLEDPDLLIADLEQALAKV encoded by the coding sequence ATGTCCGAAGACCTCTCCTTCATCCTCACCCACCTCGGCGAAGAGCGCGAGCGCGGTTTCGATGCCGTAGTGCCACCCATCGTGCAGAGCGGCAACTTCACTTACCCCACCGTGGCCGCCATGCGCGCCGTGGTGCAGCAGGAGTTCGACCGGCCGCTGTACACACGTGGCTTCAACCCCACCGTGGCCATGCTGCGGAAGAAGGTGGCGGCTTTGGAAGGTGCGGAGGATGCCCTGGTCTTCAGCAGCGGAAGCGCGGCCATCGCAGCGGCGGTGATGAGCTTCACCAAGGCCGGCGACCACATCGTGTGCGTGCAAAAGCCCTACAGCTGGACGAAGAAGCTGTTGATGGAACTGCTGCCCCGCTTCGGCGTGGAGCACACCTTCGTGGATGGCACCGATCCGGAGAACTACCGGAAAGCGGTCCGACCCAACACCACCTTCTTCATCCTGGAGAGTCCCAACTCGCTCACCTTCGAGTTGCAGGACATCGCCGCGGTATGCGCCATCGCCAAGGAGCATGGCATCATTTCGCTCTGCGAAAACAGCTACAACAGCCCACTCTTCCAGCAGCCCATCGCCTTGGGCGCGGACCTCGTGGCCCACAGCGCCACCAAGTACCTCAATGGCCACAGCGATGTGGTGGCGGGCGTGCTGGCCGGCAGCCATGCGCACATCCGGCAGGTGATGGCCAAGGAGTTCATGACGCTCGGCGCCGCGCCATCACCCCATGATGCGTGGCTGCTGATGCGGGGGCTCCGCACCCTGCCCCTGCGCATGGAACGCAGCGCGGACAACGCGGAAAAGGTGGCCCGCTTCCTGAAGGCGCACCCCAAGGTGAAGCGCGTGCATTGGCCCGGCCTGGAAAGCCATCCGCAGCATGCGCTGGCGAAGAAGCAGATGAAGCGCGTGTCCGGCCTGATGAGCATCGAGCTCGACGCACAGGACGTGGCCGCCGTGGAGCGCTTCTGCGACCACCTGAAGACCTTCCTGATCGCCGTGAGTTGGGGCGGCTACGAGAGCCTGCAATGGCCGGTGTGCGCATTGCAAGGACCCAGCGGCTACTACACGGACCTGCCCTTCACCATGGTGCGGCTCTACGTGGGACTTGAAGACCCGGACCTGCTCATCGCCGACCTGGAACAGGCCCTGGCGAAGGTGTGA